The Terriglobales bacterium genomic interval GAGACCATCGCCGAAGTCGTGCTGTACGGCGAGAAACTACTCGCGCCCGGCAAGGAAGGCTTGGCGCAGCTGCGGCTCAGCGAACCGCTGCTGCTGTTGCCGGAAGACCGCTTCATCCTGCGCCAGTTCTCGCCGGTGGTGACCATCGGGGGCGGGGTGGTAATCGCAAATTCGCCGCCGACTAAGGTGCGATCGAGCGATGCCGGTTACTGGGACGCCATTGCGCTACTCGCGGCCTCGGACAAAGAGCGGCAACTGCGGGCGAGAGTCACCCTCCGCGGTCACGAAGGACTTCGGCTGCAAGAGGCGGTCGCGCAGACGGGATGGCTGCCATCGACAGTGAAGGCTGTGGCCGGCAGAATCCCTGAAATCGTGATCGTCGGTCAGGTGCTCATTCTGCAGATGGCTCTCGACTTGGTCAGGAAGGAAATCTGTACGGTGCTTGATTCCTTCCATAAGAGCAACCGCCTCGCATCAGGCATGAATCGAGAAGAGCTGCGCCAGCATTTCTCCGATGTCCCTCCAGAAATATTCGAAGACGCACTCGCGTTCCACGTTCGGGCAGGGCGGGTTGAGACTGTAGAAGATGCGGTTCGGCTAGCGGGTCGGGACGTCGCGATGACAGCCGATGAGGAGCAGGCCAGACGGACTATAGAGGATGCCTTCAAAGTCGCCGGCCTTCGCGTCCCCTTGCTGAAGGACGTCCTAGAGTCGGTGAAGGTCGATGCGGCGCGGGCGCAGAAGATCGTCACCCTGCTGCTGCGCGACAAGGTGCTGGTGAAGATCTCCGAAGACCTCGTCTTCCATCACACCGCGCTGGAGCAGCTCAAGCGCGAGGTGGCGCAGCGGAAGGCCAAGTCGCCCAAGATCGACGTCGGACAATTCAAGGAGATGATCGGCCTGACCCGCAAGTACGCGGTCCCGCTGCTGGAGTGGCTGGATCGTGAGCGGGTGACGCGGCGCGTCGGGGATGAGCGCGTCATCCTCTAGGGGCGGATCATCCGGGTCGAGGGCGTGGCGCTCGAAAAGCTCGCCAACGAGAAGATTGCGCATTGAAGATCAAGATCATCGGCGCGGGGCTGGCGGGGACGGAGGCGGCGTGGGAGCTCGCGCGTCGCGGCGTCGCGGTCGAGCTGTACGAGATGCGCCCGGTCCGCACCACCCCGGCGCACCAGAGCGCCGATTTCGCCGAGCTGGTCTGCTCCAACTCGCTCAAGTCCGACAGCGCGGACACCGCGCCCTGGCTCCTGAAGGAAGAGATGCGGCGCGCCGGGTCGTTGTTGATGAAGATCGCGCGGCAGGCCGCGGTCCCGGCCGGTCACGCGCTGGCGGTGGACCGGGCGGAATTCGCGCGGCGGGTGACGCAGGCCGTCGAGCGTCAGCCGCTGATCACGGTGCGTCGCGAAGAGGTCAGCTGCGTGGATGAGGAGAACGACCTCAGTATCATCGCCACTGGCCCGCTCACCTCGGATGCCCTGGCGGCGGAGATCGCGCGGCTCTCCGGCACCGGGCAACTCTTCTTCTACGACTCCATCAGTCCGATCGTCGAAGCCGATTCCATCGACCGCTCGAAGGTCTACTTGGCGGCGCGCTACGGCAAGGGGACCGCCGACTACATCAATTGCCCGTTCACCAAGGCAGAATACGACCGCTTCTACGATGCGCTGGTGTCGGCGGAGCCGGTCGAAGCCAAGGAATGGGAGAAGCTGAACTACTTCGAGAGCTGCCTGCCCATCGAGGAGCTTGCGCGGCGCGGGCGCGATACGTTGCGCTTCGGCCCGATGAAGCCGGTGGGCCTGCGCGATCCGCGCACCGGGACGCAGGCGTATGCAGTGGTGCAGTTGCGCCAGGAGAACCTGCGCCATGATTCTTACAACCTGGTCGGGTTTCAGAACCACATGAAGTGGGGCGACCAGGCGCGCGTGCTGCGGCTCATCCCCGGCCTGGAGAACGCGAGGTTCCTGCGCTACGGGCAGATCCATCGCAACACCTACATCAACGCGCCCAGGTTGCTGACGGGGACGTTGCAGATGAAGCAGCATCCGCGGGTGCTGTTCGCCGGACAGATATCGGGGGTCGAGGGATACGTGGAGTCGATCGCGACCGGGATGCTGGCGGGCGTGTACGCAGCGGCGATCGCGTCAGGTGCAGAGCCCGTCCCCGTACCACGGGAGACCGCGCTGGGATCCCTGGTGCACTACATCACCCACGCCGACGCCGACAACTTTCAGCCCGCGAACATCACCTTCGACTTGCTGCCGGCGGTGGACGAAGAAACGCGTCGCCGTGTCCGCGACAAAAAGTTGCGGCGCAAGCTGGTGTGCGAGCGAGCGCTGGTTGCATTGGCGGCATGGCTGCAACGCGTTAACGAGCCACAACCCACACCGGCGTCATCCTGAGCGGCTTTAGCCGCGAAGGATCTCGCGTGCAGCAAGAGCCACTACAGGTGCACGCGAGATCCTTCGGGCCTGAAGGCCCTCAGGATGACGCCACCATGATTTGGCTGGCGGCTGACGACTACCTCGCCCGGTTCTTGATCCAGATCGGAGTTCCCACAAACCCGAAGGCGCGGCGGATCTGGTTTTCCAGAAACCGTTCGTAGGAGAAGTGCAGCTTCACCGGGCGGTCGGTGAACAGGATGAAGGTGGGCGGCGCCACCGCTGCCTGGGTCATGTAGTAGATCTTCACCCGCTTCGAGACCGGCACCGAGGCCCGCTCGAAGTCCACGTGTTTGAGAAAGCGGTTCATCTCGCCGGTGGGGATGCGCTTGCGCCTCTCTTTCGCCACGAGTTCCACGCTCTCGAAGACCTTGTCCACG includes:
- the trmFO gene encoding methylenetetrahydrofolate--tRNA-(uracil(54)-C(5))-methyltransferase (FADH(2)-oxidizing) TrmFO; protein product: MKIKIIGAGLAGTEAAWELARRGVAVELYEMRPVRTTPAHQSADFAELVCSNSLKSDSADTAPWLLKEEMRRAGSLLMKIARQAAVPAGHALAVDRAEFARRVTQAVERQPLITVRREEVSCVDEENDLSIIATGPLTSDALAAEIARLSGTGQLFFYDSISPIVEADSIDRSKVYLAARYGKGTADYINCPFTKAEYDRFYDALVSAEPVEAKEWEKLNYFESCLPIEELARRGRDTLRFGPMKPVGLRDPRTGTQAYAVVQLRQENLRHDSYNLVGFQNHMKWGDQARVLRLIPGLENARFLRYGQIHRNTYINAPRLLTGTLQMKQHPRVLFAGQISGVEGYVESIATGMLAGVYAAAIASGAEPVPVPRETALGSLVHYITHADADNFQPANITFDLLPAVDEETRRRVRDKKLRRKLVCERALVALAAWLQRVNEPQPTPASS
- the selB gene encoding selenocysteine-specific translation elongation factor; translation: MKSVIVGTAGHIDHGKTALVKALTGIDADRLEEEKRRGITIDIGFAHLELPAPGGETLKIGFVDVPGHERFVRNMLAGVGGIDVVILVIAADEGVKPQTREHFDICRLLQVRRGLTVLNKSDLVDRDTLEVVRLEVEEFVRGSFLEGAPIVPVSSIKGDGLDELKRELAKIAAEVPARDSSALFRLPIDRVFTMKGFGTVITGTLISGTVKKEEDVEVFPAARRIRVRGVQVHGQTADKAVAGQRTALNLAGVSTEELSRGMILAAPGLFRTTKRVDVSLSLLPSAKPLKDRARVHFHSYTAETIAEVVLYGEKLLAPGKEGLAQLRLSEPLLLLPEDRFILRQFSPVVTIGGGVVIANSPPTKVRSSDAGYWDAIALLAASDKERQLRARVTLRGHEGLRLQEAVAQTGWLPSTVKAVAGRIPEIVIVGQVLILQMALDLVRKEICTVLDSFHKSNRLASGMNREELRQHFSDVPPEIFEDALAFHVRAGRVETVEDAVRLAGRDVAMTADEEQARRTIEDAFKVAGLRVPLLKDVLESVKVDAARAQKIVTLLLRDKVLVKISEDLVFHHTALEQLKREVAQRKAKSPKIDVGQFKEMIGLTRKYAVPLLEWLDRERVTRRVGDERVIL